One window of the Anaeromyxobacter dehalogenans 2CP-C genome contains the following:
- a CDS encoding BamA/OMP85 family outer membrane protein: MPRRLALSLAALLALSAAGCMAARAKPGEEPVLYGLEIQGTHALDAGDIASKLATQPSDRWAWQEARRLDADALAVDRKRVEAYYRERGFYDAKVVDVQVRPDGPGRAKVVMRVEEGEPILVRSVEVTGLDAAPEAKARVGALPIRSGERFTERAYDGARGALLHALRNTGWADAAVTQRAQILPAEHAAEVRYEVTPGTRYRFGPVFVAGTAAVPRDRVREQAGIEIHPGDWFADDQLAKAQARVFDLGVFGAVRVTRGAPDAQRGVVPIVVAVREVPFRTLRAGPGVGVQANTRWDVNGTVGWTHRNFMGDLRKLQLELRAGYAWLVARPRKEGPIALATAEFSQPGAISRRIDATARLEIERGLEQAYDFWSERLRVGFPFRLARRLTLVPSWNLEVYQLENAVSTFDPTQPAKQGPELQNCQGSVCLLSYLEQRVGWDGRNDPLNPRRGVWVMLAVQEGFNVGGYGYRYLRFLPEARGFVPLGQKLVLAARARVGALVPVNQSGEPPIVARFTAGGPQSMRGYYTGRLAPMVLRDGDWVPVGGNGLADGSLELRLDLTRTWGAALFVDAGNVSRPSGVPTAYRDVLDPTRLQWAGGLGLRYRTPFGPVRFDVGVQLPTNLAAGVPFDQRFPAVPSVENAGAPIYDKAGNVVGTVPATHREPWIAFHLSIGEAF; this comes from the coding sequence GTGCCCCGACGCCTCGCCCTGTCGCTCGCCGCGCTGCTCGCGCTCTCCGCCGCCGGGTGCATGGCCGCGCGCGCGAAGCCCGGCGAGGAGCCGGTCCTGTACGGGCTGGAGATCCAGGGCACCCACGCGCTCGACGCCGGCGACATCGCCTCGAAGCTCGCCACCCAGCCCTCCGACCGCTGGGCCTGGCAGGAGGCGCGGCGGCTCGACGCCGACGCGCTCGCGGTGGACCGCAAGCGCGTCGAGGCCTACTACCGCGAGCGCGGCTTCTACGACGCGAAGGTGGTGGACGTGCAGGTGCGGCCCGACGGGCCGGGCCGGGCGAAGGTCGTCATGCGGGTGGAGGAGGGCGAGCCCATCCTCGTCCGGAGCGTCGAGGTCACGGGCCTCGACGCCGCCCCCGAGGCGAAGGCCCGCGTCGGCGCGCTGCCGATCCGCTCCGGCGAGCGCTTCACCGAGCGCGCCTACGACGGCGCCCGCGGCGCGCTGCTCCACGCGCTCCGCAACACCGGCTGGGCCGACGCCGCGGTGACGCAGCGCGCCCAGATCCTGCCCGCCGAGCACGCGGCCGAGGTCCGCTACGAGGTGACGCCGGGCACGCGCTACCGGTTCGGCCCGGTGTTCGTGGCCGGCACCGCCGCGGTGCCGCGCGACCGGGTGCGCGAGCAGGCCGGCATCGAGATCCACCCCGGGGACTGGTTCGCCGACGACCAGCTGGCGAAGGCGCAGGCGCGGGTGTTCGACCTGGGCGTGTTCGGCGCGGTGCGCGTCACCCGCGGCGCGCCGGACGCGCAGCGCGGGGTGGTGCCGATCGTGGTGGCGGTGCGCGAGGTGCCGTTCCGCACGCTCCGCGCCGGCCCGGGCGTGGGCGTGCAGGCGAACACGCGCTGGGACGTGAACGGCACGGTGGGCTGGACCCATCGCAACTTCATGGGGGACCTGCGCAAGCTGCAGCTCGAGCTGCGCGCCGGGTACGCCTGGCTGGTGGCGCGGCCGCGGAAGGAGGGGCCCATCGCGCTCGCCACCGCCGAGTTCTCGCAGCCGGGCGCCATCAGCCGGCGCATCGACGCCACCGCGCGGCTCGAGATCGAGCGCGGCCTGGAGCAGGCCTACGACTTCTGGTCGGAGCGGCTGCGGGTGGGCTTCCCGTTCCGCCTGGCCCGGCGCCTCACGCTGGTGCCCAGCTGGAACCTGGAGGTCTACCAGCTCGAGAACGCGGTGAGCACGTTCGATCCCACGCAGCCGGCGAAGCAGGGGCCGGAGCTGCAGAACTGCCAGGGGAGCGTGTGCCTGCTGTCCTACCTGGAGCAGCGGGTGGGCTGGGACGGGCGCAACGACCCGCTCAACCCGCGCCGCGGCGTGTGGGTGATGCTGGCGGTGCAGGAGGGCTTCAACGTCGGCGGCTACGGGTACCGCTACCTGCGCTTCCTGCCCGAGGCGCGCGGCTTCGTGCCGCTGGGCCAGAAGCTGGTGCTGGCGGCGCGCGCCCGGGTGGGCGCGCTCGTCCCGGTGAACCAGTCCGGCGAGCCGCCCATCGTGGCCCGCTTCACCGCCGGCGGCCCGCAGTCGATGCGCGGCTACTACACCGGCCGGCTCGCCCCCATGGTGCTGCGCGACGGCGACTGGGTGCCGGTGGGGGGCAACGGCCTCGCCGACGGCTCGCTGGAGCTGCGCCTCGACCTGACGCGGACCTGGGGCGCGGCGCTCTTCGTGGACGCGGGCAACGTCTCGCGCCCCTCCGGCGTGCCCACCGCCTACCGCGACGTGCTCGACCCCACCCGGCTCCAGTGGGCCGGCGGCCTGGGCCTCCGCTACCGCACCCCGTTCGGCCCGGTGCGCTTCGACGTCGGCGTGCAACTCCCCACCAACCTCGCCGCCGGGGTGCCGTTCGACCAGCGCTTCCCGGCGGTGCCCAGCGTCGAGAACGCCGGCGCGCCCATCTACGACAAGGCCGGGAACGTGGTGGGCACCGTGCCCGCCACCCACCGCGAGCCCTGGATCGCGTTCCACCTCTCCATCGGCGAGGCGTTCTAG